GCAGAAATAAAATGTCTCCATCccctcgagtgacaggcttcgctaacgctcagctaataaataaaagaagaacTTTTACAATTACTAAATGATCGTCATTATAAAATTGTTCGATGATTACTGTTTAAGTAACCGCCTAGAGGATAGCATGCGTCAAACACAATTTAACTGGGTGTAATGTAAAACTAGATTAAGGATCATATTACAAActtataatcataaaatttgcACACAGGAATATTGAAAATCCTCTAACGGATACTGACGTATTAGCAATCGCTAAAACTCACAACCAAACCCCCGCTCAGGTGCTGCTATGTCACATGCTTCAGTTGGGTATCGCTGTCATACCAAAGAGCAACAACCCTGGAAGATTGAAGCAAAACATTGACGTAAGTACAATTTAATGAACACACTCTGGCTCACAATGATTGAGCCTAATTTAGTACCTTAAGAACCGAGCGACAATGGTCAGTTTTTAATACGTGGATGAGGAGTTTAGTTTGTTAGAATAAAGAGGAAAATTTAATATGGTTTCTGTTCAAAAAAAGTACCCGGAACCTATCTCAACATATTTTGTGCATAATTTACAACCAATCTGTGAACACTATGTTAAGTTTTTTGTGTAATGGAAACCTATGAATGTTTTGTATAGATTAAGGAAAACCTCTTccttctttaaagttttttttttgacgatggaacgactatgaaggaaacataatttttccggacattttatttatttatttatcaacggtaatacaccattttacagataaggatatcaagatgacaatacaaattatagaaaaacaatacaaaggtatcaataaagaacaaagcaataaaatattgcaagcacgtcaaccaacaacaagctaaaatcaataaacaaacttaataaactaaaacaacaattcaataactAAGCAATCATTTTTTTTTCGACCAAAAAATAAGCTAATTCAAAAGgcaaactaataaactaaatcaacaattcaataaatagaggTAATACGAGAAAAGcagtattaataataacaataatagcaatagctaacataacaatgacaagaaacaacgataacatacataaacataaaacaataagtaagctcgagatataatatatttatttagagaaCTCTATTCCGGAAAACAAACATTCACCGGGGAACCCAACTCTGGAAGACTCCTCTGATCACAGATTGGCTGTCATCAAAGAAGTCGAACTGGCGACACGGCTGGTTGCCCAGTCGATGCAAACGTGGAAGAGGGCCGTGCATGATGTAGTTGGTGGGGTGCGACCGACCAAAAAACAGGTTACATGAGCGGG
This genomic stretch from Homalodisca vitripennis isolate AUS2020 chromosome 6, UT_GWSS_2.1, whole genome shotgun sequence harbors:
- the LOC124365509 gene encoding aldo-keto reductase family 1 member A1-A-like, yielding MSNIENPLTDTDVLAIAKTHNQTPAQVLLCHMLQLGIAVIPKSNNPGRLKQNIDIFDFHLSKQEMLRLGVLDRGEDGRRFILEGMLTHPEYPYRKP